In the genome of Candidatus Methylomirabilota bacterium, one region contains:
- the yajC gene encoding preprotein translocase subunit YajC produces MNIGGSSAIFTQLMFFAAIFAIFYFLLIRPQQRQKRDREAMLGSLKKGDRVVTTGGLYGTVTGLEEQKVVLRVTDQVKLEFDRAAIGRIVEGQGEKNA; encoded by the coding sequence ATGAATATTGGCGGTTCCAGCGCGATCTTCACGCAGCTCATGTTCTTCGCGGCGATCTTCGCGATCTTCTATTTCCTGCTCATCCGTCCCCAGCAGCGGCAGAAGCGGGACCGCGAGGCCATGCTCGGCTCGCTCAAGAAGGGTGACCGCGTGGTCACCACGGGCGGGCTCTACGGCACGGTCACGGGCCTCGAGGAACAGAAGGTGGTGCTGCGCGTGACCGACCAAGTGAAGCTCGAGTTCGACCGCGCCGCCATCGGGCGCATCGTGGAGGGCCAGGGCGAGAAGAATGCCTAG